From Rhodospirillales bacterium, the proteins below share one genomic window:
- a CDS encoding ABC transporter ATP-binding protein, translated as MTDAATATGPDDASGPLLSANNIEVVYNRVILVLKGVSLSVPRGGITALLGANGAGKTTTLKAISHILKGERGEVTRGSIVYDGTETDSLTPSDLVRKGLVQVMEGRHCFEHLTVEENLLLGAYTRSESRAERREQLDKTYAYFPRLRDRRHTQAGYISGGEQQMTAIGRALMARPRMILLDEPSMGLAPQLLAEIFGIVDRLNREEKVSFLLAEQNTHAALKHSDYGYILENGRVVMEGASEELTENSDVKEFYLGLGESGRRGFRDAKHYRRRKRWLS; from the coding sequence ATGACCGACGCCGCGACAGCGACGGGCCCGGATGACGCGTCCGGCCCGCTGCTGTCGGCCAACAACATCGAGGTCGTCTACAACCGGGTGATCCTCGTGCTCAAGGGTGTGTCCCTGAGCGTGCCCCGCGGCGGGATCACGGCACTGCTCGGCGCCAACGGCGCCGGCAAGACCACGACGCTGAAGGCCATCTCCCACATCCTGAAGGGGGAGAGGGGTGAGGTCACCCGGGGCAGCATCGTGTACGACGGCACGGAGACGGACTCGCTCACCCCGTCCGATCTCGTGCGGAAAGGCCTCGTGCAGGTCATGGAAGGCCGCCACTGCTTCGAGCACCTGACGGTCGAGGAGAACCTCCTGTTGGGGGCGTACACCCGCAGCGAAAGTCGGGCGGAACGACGGGAGCAGTTGGACAAGACCTACGCCTATTTTCCGCGGCTCCGAGACCGCCGGCACACGCAAGCGGGCTACATCTCGGGCGGCGAGCAGCAGATGACTGCGATCGGCCGGGCGCTCATGGCGCGCCCGCGGATGATCCTGCTCGACGAACCGTCCATGGGGTTGGCGCCGCAGTTACTGGCCGAGATCTTCGGCATCGTCGACCGTCTCAACCGGGAGGAGAAGGTGAGCTTTCTCCTTGCCGAGCAGAATACCCATGCCGCGCTCAAGCATTCGGACTACGGTTACATCCTCGAGAACGGCCGGGTCGTCATGGAAGGCGCGTCCGAGGAGCTCACCGAGAACTCCGATGTGAAAGAGTTTTACCTGGGCCTTGGCGAGTCGGGCCGGCGAGGGTTCCGGGACGCCAAGCACTATCGC
- a CDS encoding ABC transporter substrate-binding protein, producing the protein MHKCMFVALAALVLAAPVPAVAQDQSGDGAEQFIPITSYRTGPYAVGGIPFQDGFVDYLKMINARDGGIEGVRIAWEECETAYKPDRFVECYERLKNRGERGASVFNPLGTPLTYAVIDRLPADKIPLITLGYGRTDASDGRVFPYVFPLMVNYWSQNTAKIRYIASLEGGFENLDGLKIANVHHDSAYGKETAPVLAKQAERYGFEVQHFPVVHPGIDQKAVWLNVRRYRPDYVILRGWGVMNQTALKEAARVGVPADKIVGVWWSCAEQDTVPAGDAAVGYTCSTFHNNGTDFQLMQDIITHVHDAGDGTGPREAVGTGFYNRGVINAFVTVEAIRTAMGEFGARALSGEEVRWGIENMDLTDADIAAAGATNLVPPISVSCADHEGGGKVLFVRWTGESFETASDWLEPDRDLVRGMIEESAAKYAAEKGITPRTCES; encoded by the coding sequence ATGCACAAGTGCATGTTTGTTGCCTTGGCCGCCTTGGTCTTGGCGGCGCCGGTGCCGGCAGTGGCGCAAGATCAGTCCGGCGACGGCGCCGAGCAGTTCATCCCCATCACCAGTTACCGGACGGGTCCGTATGCGGTCGGTGGAATCCCGTTTCAGGACGGGTTCGTCGATTACCTGAAGATGATCAACGCCCGTGACGGCGGTATCGAGGGGGTGCGGATCGCCTGGGAGGAGTGCGAGACCGCTTACAAGCCGGACCGCTTTGTCGAGTGCTACGAGCGGTTGAAGAATCGGGGCGAGCGCGGCGCGTCAGTCTTCAACCCGCTGGGCACGCCGCTGACTTACGCGGTCATCGACCGGTTGCCGGCCGACAAGATCCCGCTCATTACTCTCGGATACGGCCGCACCGACGCAAGCGACGGACGGGTATTCCCGTACGTGTTTCCGCTGATGGTGAACTACTGGAGCCAGAACACCGCCAAGATCCGTTACATCGCGAGCCTGGAGGGCGGCTTCGAGAACCTGGACGGGCTGAAGATCGCCAACGTCCACCACGACTCGGCCTACGGCAAGGAGACGGCGCCGGTCCTGGCGAAGCAGGCCGAGCGCTACGGCTTCGAGGTGCAGCATTTCCCGGTCGTGCACCCCGGCATCGACCAGAAGGCCGTCTGGCTGAACGTGCGGCGCTATCGGCCGGACTACGTGATTCTCCGCGGTTGGGGGGTCATGAACCAGACCGCCCTGAAGGAGGCTGCCCGCGTTGGGGTACCCGCCGACAAGATCGTCGGCGTCTGGTGGTCCTGCGCCGAGCAGGACACGGTTCCGGCTGGTGACGCGGCCGTCGGCTACACGTGTTCGACCTTCCACAACAACGGGACCGACTTCCAGTTGATGCAGGACATCATCACGCACGTGCACGATGCCGGCGACGGCACGGGTCCTCGCGAGGCGGTCGGCACCGGCTTCTACAACCGCGGGGTCATCAATGCCTTCGTGACCGTTGAGGCCATTCGCACGGCGATGGGCGAGTTCGGTGCCCGGGCGCTCAGCGGTGAGGAGGTACGCTGGGGGATCGAGAACATGGACCTCACCGACGCCGACATAGCGGCCGCCGGCGCCACCAACCTGGTGCCGCCGATCAGCGTGAGCTGCGCCGACCACGAGGGTGGCGGCAAGGTCCTGTTCGTGCGATGGACGGGTGAGTCCTTCGAAACGGCGTCCGACTGGCTGGAGCCCGATCGTGACCTGGTGCGCGGGATGATCGAGGAGTCGGCCGCGAAGTACGCCGCCGAGAAGGGCATCACGCCGCGGACCTGCGAGTCCTGA